CGCGCCGTTCCCCGGGGCGGCGTACCCGCAGCCCGGGGGCGGCGCCGAGCCCCCGCTGCCGCGCCGGATCCGCCAGGCCAGCCTGGCCGACGAGCTGCGGATCGATCCGACCGCCCCCAAGGAGGCGCCCGCACCGCCCCGTTGGGACGAGAACCCGCTGTTCCGACCGGCCCCCCGACGGGCCGGAGCAGCGATCGGTGCGTTCCAGCGGCGCTCCCGCGAGGCGCGCGGCGGCCAGGCCGCCCCGACCGCCGACCCCGCGGGCGGCGAGGAGCGGACCGGTCCGGCCGAGGGCTGGAACAACAACCACATCCCGACGAGAGAAGATCGGTCATGACGCGCACTACCGCCACTCACCAGGACCTCGACTGGCTGCTGGACGGCCTGGTGGACTCGGTGGCCGGCACCAAGAACGCCGTGCTGCTCTCCGACGACGGCCTCGTGGTCGGCCACTCCCGCACCATCGACCGCTCCGACGCCGAACGCCTCGCGGCCGTCGCCACCGGCCAGCAGAGCCTCGCCCGCGGCGTCGGCCAGCTGTTCGCCGGCGGCCCGGTGCACCAGGTGATCGTCGAACTCGCCGACCTCTGGCTGTTCGTCATCGCCGCCGGCTCCGGCACCCACCTGGCCGTGATCGCCTCGCAGGACGTCGACGCCGAGGTCATGTCGCTGGCCATGCACAACCTGGTGCAGCAGGTCGGGCAGAAGCTCAGCACCCCGCAGCGCGGCGACTTCGACGCGTTCGGGGCCCGCGGCGGGCACCGCGGGTGAACGCCCTCCCCTGGGACGACGAGTACGAGTACGAGGACGGGGACGACGGCTCCGACAGCATGGTGCGGCCGTACACGATCACCCGCGGCCGCACCGCGCCCGAGCGCGACGACCTCACCCTCATCACCCTGCTCACCAGCGTGCCGGCCCCGGTCGACGCCTACGGCGCGCCGGTCCGGCCCGCCCGGCTGCAGCCCGAGCACCGGATGATCATCGACCGGTGCCGGACCCCCGCCGCGGTGGCCGAGGTCGCCGCCGACCTCGACCTGCCGGTCTCGGTCACCAAGATCCTGCTCGGCGACCTCGTCGCGCAGGGCCTCCTGACGGCCCGGGCCCCGATCTCGGTGGCCCGGGCCGCGGGCGGCGCCGACCGCGGCCTGCTGGCCGCCGTACGTGAGGGCCTGAGGAGGCTTTGAGATGACGACCACCCCGGCCGCCGCAGCCGCGGTCAAGATCCTGATCGCCGGCGGCTTCGGCGTCGGCAAGACCACCCTGGTCGGCGCGGTCAGCGAGGTCGCACCGCTGCGCACCGAGGAGTACCTGACCACCGCCAGCGTCGGCGTGGACGACCTGTCCGGGGTCGACCAGAAGACCACCACCACGGTCGCCCTGGACTTCGGCCGGATCACCGTCAGCCCCGAGCTGGTGGTGTACCTGTTCGGCACGCCCGGCCAGGAGCGGTTCTGGTTCATGTGGAACGACCTGGTCAACGGGGCGCTCGGCGGCGTCGTCATCGCCGACACCCGCCGGCTGGAGACCAGCTTCGCCTCGATCGACTTCTTCGAGAGCCGCGGCATCCCGTTCGTGGTGGCGATCAACTGCTTCCACGGCGTCAACACCCGCAGCGACGCCGAGATCCGGGCCGCCCTCGACCTCGACCCGCACGTGCCGATGCTGGTCGGCGACGTCCGCGAGCGGTCCTTCGGCCGGGACGCCCTGCTGGCCCTGGTCGACCACCTGATGGCGCTGCCCGTCGGCTGACCCGGCGGCCCCGCCGCACCCGCACGGCCCGCGCCCCCGCCCGGGCCGTCCCCCGAACCCACGGAGAGACCATGGCAACACCCCTGCGCGTCCTCGTCCACGGCGGCGGCATCGGCGGCCTCAGCCTCGCGACCGCCCTGGCCCGCCGCGGCCACACCGTCGAGGTGGCCGAGCTCCGCGACCGGCTCGACGCGCTCGGCGTCGGCATCATCCAGCCCTCCAACGCGCTGCACGTGATGCGCGAACTCGGCGTGCTGGACGCCTGCCTGGAGGTCGGCTTCGAGTGGGAGGTGCTGACCATCTGCGACCCGGCCGGCAACCCCCTGGCGAAGATCCCGCAGCCCCGGATGGACGGCGCCCCCGCCAACAACGGCATCCCCCGCCCGGCGCTGGCCGAGGTGCTCGGCCGGGCCGCCGCCGAGGCCGGCGCGACCGTTCGCTTCGGCACCACGATCACCGAACTCGCCGACGACGGCGCGGGCGTGGACGTCACGCTCTCCGACGGCTCGACCGGCCGCTGGGACCTGGTGGTCGGCTTCGACGGCATCGGCTCGCCGCTGCGCACCCGCCTGTACGGGGACCGCTACCGCCCCGAGTACACCGGCTTCGCCAACTGGCGGGTCACCGTGCCCCGGCAGGACGGGGTGCAGGGCGTGGTGATGAGCACCGGCAACCAGGCCGCGAAGGCGCTGCTCACCCCGATCACCGACGGGCTGATGTACCTGGGCGCGGTGTTCGCCGAGGCCGAGGACTTCCGTCCGGACCCGGAGCGGGCCCACGAGCAGCTCGCCGAGCGGCTGGCCGGCTTCTCCGGCCCGGTCGCCGAGGCGCTGACCCACGTCACCGCCCCGGACGCGGTGGTGTACTCGCGGATCTCCCAGGTCACCGTCGAGGAGCCCTGGCACGTCGGCCGGGTGGCGCTGGCCGGCGACGCCGCGCACGCCTCCACCCCGCACCTGGCGCAGGGCGCCGCGATGGCCGTCGAGGACGCCCTGGTGCTGGCCCAGGAGCTGGACGCCGCCGCGGACGTGCCCGCCGCGCTGGCCGCCTGGGAGGCCCGCCGCCGCCCGCGCGCGATGTTCGTCCAGTCGCTGTCCCGGGCGGTCCTCAAGCAGGAGACCGGCTCGGCGACCACCCCCGAGGAGGACGAGCTGCTGAAGATCGGCATCCCGGGCGCCGCCCACGTGCTGGTCAAGCCGTACTGACCCGCCACCGGCCCCCGGGGGGCCGCACACGCGTCGGGCCCGGCCCCGTGGGGAGGGGGCGGGCCCGGGCGTGCGAAGGCGGTGCCGGTCCGTCAGCGCCCCGAGGGGCGGCGGCGGACCGGCGGTGCGACTTCTATGGAGCGCGGGTGGAACTGGACGGACATCGGTTCTCCTGGAAGGGATGGGCGCCGCGTGGGACAGCGGCGCTGCCCGAAACCGTAGGGTGATCGGACGAACGCCGGTGCGGGGCGCGCCGCCGATCCGGCCCGGGTCGCCCGAAGGGCCGAGGGGCCGTCGTCCGGTCGGGCGGTGCGGCGGTGCCCTACCGCCCGGTACGGTCGGGCCATGACCACCGCTCTCATCACCGGCGCCACCGCCGGCATCGGCGCCGCCTACGCGGGCCGCCTGGCCCGCGACGGCCGCGACCTGGTGCTGGTCGCCCGCGACACCGACCGCCTGGCCGCCGCCGCGGCCGACCTCTCCGGCCGCCACGGCGTCCGGGTCGAGACGCTGACCGCCGACCTCGCCACCGAGGCGGGCATCGAGGCCGTCGAGGACCGGCTGCGCGACCCCGCCCGCCCCGTCGACCTGCTGGTCAACAACGCGGGCTTCGGCCACCGCGGCACCTACCTGGACGTCCCCGTGCAGGACGAGCTCGACATGCTCAAGGTCCACATCGAGGCGGTGCTGCGGCTCACCACCGCCGCCGTCCCCGGCATGCGCGAGCGCGGCTTCGGCGCGGTCGTCAACGTCGCCTCGGTCGCCGCCTTCCTGCCCCGCGGCACCTACGGCGCGACCAAGGCCTGGGTGGTCAACTTCACCCTCGGCATCGCCCGCGACCTGGCCGGCAGCGGCGTCCGCCTACAGGCGCTGTGCCCCGGCTTCACCCGCACCGAGTTCCACCAGCGGGCCGGCATGGGCACCTCCTCCGTCCCCGGCTGGGGCTGGCTCACCGCCGACCGGGTGGTCGACGACTCCCTGCGCGACCTGGCCCGCAACCGCCCGCTCTGCGTCCCCAGCAAGCGCTACCGGGCCGCCGTCGCCGCCGCGCGGCTGCTGCCGCCCGGCGGCCTCGGCAAGCTCTCCAACACGGCGGGGCGCGACTACCGCAAGCCGTAGGGCCGGCGCGGGAATGCCCAGAAGTTTAGGTTTGCTAATGATGAGCAAGGCTCGTTAAACTCGGCCCCGCCCCGCCCCGCCCACCGACCCCCAGGAGGTCCCCGTGCAGGTGAACCGGATCGACTGGACGCCGCCCGAAGGCCGCACCGGGCAGCCCGCCCAGGTGCGGCGCATCCTGCGGCTGTTCCGGCCGTACGCGGGCCGACTGGGGGTGGTCGGGCTGCTGGTCGCCGCCTCGGCGGTGGTCTCGGTGGTGACGCCGTTCCTGCTGCGGGCCGTGCTGGACACCGCGATACCGCAGGGGCGGACCGGGCTGCTGAGCCTGCTCGCGCTCGGCATGATCGCCGCCGCCGTGGTCACCAGCGTGCTGAACGTGCTACAGACCCTGATCTCCACCACCGTCGGCCAGCGCGTCATGCACGACCTGCGCACCTCCGTCTACCGGCACCTCCAGCGGATGTCGCTGGCGTTCTTCACCCGCACCCGCACCGGCGAGGTGCAGTCCAGGATCGCCAACGACATCGGCGGCATGCAGGCCACCGTCACCGGCACCGCGACCTCGCTGGTCTCCAACCTGACCGCGGTGGTCGCCAGCGTGGCCGCGATGGTCGCGCTCGACTGGCGGCTGACCGTCGTCTCGCTGCTGCTGCTCCCGGTGTTCGTCTGGATCAGCCGCCGGGTCGGCCGGGAGCGCAAGAGGATCACCGGCGAGCGGCAGCGCCGGCTCGCCGAACTCTCCTCCGCCGTCCAGGAGTCGCTGTCGGTCAGCGGCATCCTGCTCGGCCGCACCATGGGCCGCTCCGACTCGCTGACCCGCGAGTTCGCCGACCGCTCCGACGACCTGGCCGCCCTGGAGGTGCGCTCCAGCATGGCCGGGCGGTGGCGGATGTCCACCATCGGGATCGTGATGGCCGCGATGCCCGCGCTGATCTACTGGGCGGCCGGCCTGGCCTCCGCCGCCGGGGCGCCGATCGTCTCGCTGGGCACCCTGGTCGCGTTCGTCTCGCTCCAGCAGGGCCTGTTCCGGCCCACCGTCAGCCTGCTGTCCACCGGCGTCGAGGTGCAGACCTCGCTCGCCCTGTTCCAGCGGATCTTCGAGTACCTCGACCTGCCGGTGGAGATCGACGAGCCCGAGCACCCCGTCCACCTGGAGCACATCCGCGGCGACGTCCGCTTCGAGGACGTCGCGTTCCACTACCGCCCCGACCAGGACCGCCCCACCCTGGCCGGCATCGACCTGACCGTCCCGGCCGGCGGCTCGCTCGCCGTGGTCGGCGAGACCGGCTCCGGCAAGTCCACCCTCTCCTACCTGCTGCCGCGGCTGTACGACGCCACCGGCGGCCGGGTCCTGATCGACGGGGTGGACGTGCGCGAGCTGTCCTTCGAGACGCTGGCCCGCGCGGTCGGCGTGGTCTCCCAGGAGACCTACCTGTTCCACGCCTCGGTCGCCGACAACCTGCGCTTCGCCAAGCCCGACGCCACCGACGCCGAACTCGTCGAGGCCGCCCGGGCCGCCCAGGTCCACAACATGATCGCCGCGCTCCCGGAGGGCTACGACACCGTGGTCGGCGAACGCGGCTACCGCTTCTCCGGCGGCGAGAAGCAGCGCCTGGCCATCGCCCGCACCGTGCTGCGCAACCCGCCCATCCTGGTCCTGGACGAGGCCACCAGCGCGCTCGACAACCAGACCGAGCACGCCGTCCAGCAGGCCCTGGACACCCTCGCCGCCGGCCGCACCACCCTCACCATCGCGCACCGGCTCTCCACCGTCCGCGACGCCGACCAGATCGCCGTCCTGGACCGCGGCGAGATCGCCGAACTCGGCACCCACGACGAGCTGGTGGCCCGCGGCGGCCGCTACGCCGCCCTCCTCGGCCGCGAGGCCCTCCCCGTCCCGGTCCCGGTGGCCTGAGCGGCGGGGCCCGCCCCCGGAGCCGGGGGCGGGCGGAACCGGCCGCTCAGCCGCGGAAGCCGGCCGGGCGCTCCGGGGAGGCGGCGGCCAGGGCCTTCGTCACGCCCTCGACGCCCTCGCGCAGGCCGTAGACCGGCGAATCGGGCTGCTGGCGCCAGGAGTCGTCGATGCCGCCGGAGTCGACGGTGTCGAAGCCGAGGGCGTCGATCAGCTCGCGGACCAGCTGCTTGGCGGCCGGGTCGTCGCCCGCGACCGGGAGGGCGATCCGGTCGGGGTCGCCGGCCGGGCGCGGGGCGTCCAGCAGGTCCTGGGCGTAGGTGCCGTTGAAGGCCTTGACCACCGGGTGGCCGAGCTGCTGCTCGACCCAGCGGCTCTCGGTCAGGCCGCCGTCCTCGATGGCGTCGATCCGGCCGTCCCGCTCGCGCGGGTAGTAGTTGTTGGTGTCGAGCAGGACGAAGCCCTCGGCCGCGCCGGCCAGCAGGCCCGCCGGGAGGTCGGGGACGTTCTTCAGCGGGACGGTCACCACGACCAGTTCCGCGCCCTTCGCGGCCTCGGCGGCCGGGACGGGGGTCGCGCCGGTCTCCGCGGCCAGCTCGGCCAGGGTCTCGGGGCCGCGGGAGTTGGCCACCGAGACCTGGTGGCCGAGCGCGGTGAGGCGGCGGGTCAGGTTGCCGCCGATGTTCCCCGCACCGATGATGCCGATCTTCATGGAACGCGCTCCGTTCGGGTCCGTGTCGCGGGCGCCGGGAGGGCGCGCCCACGAGGATGCCGAACAGGAGGGGCCGCGCGGTTGTTCCCGCGCGGCCCGGACGGGTGACGGAGCGTCAGGCGCGGGCGTCGGGCGCGGGCGTCAGGCCGCCTTGGGGGACTCGTTGTACTGCTCGGCGGGCTCCTGGCCGGAGAGCGCCTGGATGGCGGCCATCACCTCGTCGGTGACCTGGCGGCGGGCCTTGGCCGAGCGGGCCTGGCCGTGCAGGTCGTCGAAGCGCAGCGGCTCGCCGAACTTCACGCTGATCTTCCGCAGTCGGGGGATCCGCTTGCCGACCGGCAGGATGTGCTGCGGGCCCTCCAGCGCCACCGGCACCACCGGGACGCCGGCGGTCAGCGCCAGCCAGGCCACGCCGGTCTTGCCGCGGTACAGCCGGCCGTCCAGCGAGCGGGTGCCCTCGGGGTAGATGCCGAAGGCCCGGCCGGAGTTCAGGATCTCCAGGCCCTCGTCCAGCGAGGCGGTGGCGGCCCGGACGCTGCCGCGCTCCACCGGGACGGCGTTGATCACGTGGGTGAAGAAGAACCGGGAGACCGCGCCCTTGAGGCCGGTGCCGGTGAAGTACTCGGCCTTGGCCAGGAAGAACACCTGGCGCGGCGCGGCCAGCGGGATGACCACGCTGTCGACGAACGACAGGTGGTTGCTCGCCAGGATCACCCCGCCCTTGCGCGGCACGTTCTCCAGGCCCTCGATCGTCGGCCGGTACAGGGCCTTCGCGAGCGGCTTGAGCACGAGCTTGGTGACGAGGTCGATCACGGTGTGGCCCTCCCTGGCCGGACAAACGGTTCCGACCGGGGGACGTCCCCGGCCGGGGTCTCGCCGCGGGGGCGAGGCGCGCGGCTCGGACTGGGCCGGACCACTGGGCAACGGACCGCAGACTACGACATGGACCCCGCGGTTCGTCCACATCCGCCGCCGGGGCGGCGCTGCGATCCTGGTCACGCCCGCCTGTCGGACGGACGCCTTCTCGAAGGGTGAGACGGCAGGTCAGGCGCGGACCGGGAAGATCCGGCTGACCACCCGCTCGGCGGCCCGGCCGTCGTCCCACGGGCAGAACCGCTCCCGGAAGCGCTGCCGGGCCCCCGGCTCCGGGTCGCCCGCGAGCAGCGCCGCGGTCAGCGCGTCCTGGTCGGTGGCGACCGCGCCGGGCGGCTCCGCCATCAGGTCGAAGTACACCCCGCGGACCTCCCGGTACTCCTCCCAGTCGGGGGCGTACACGGCGATCGGCCGGTCCAGCACCGCGTAGTCGAACATCATCGAGGAGTAGTCGGTGACCAGGGTGTCCGCCGCCAGGTAGAGGTCCTCGACCGAGGGGTGGTCGGAGACGTCCAGCAGGGTCGCCGCGCCGGGGGCGGCGGTCAGGTCGCCCGCGCCGCCTTCGTGGAAGTAGTGGGTGCGCACCAGCACCGTCCAGCCGGGGCCGAGCCGCTCGGCCAGGGCGGGCAGGTCCAGCAGCGGCAGGTAGCCGCCGCGCGACTCGCGGTGGGTCGGCGCGTACAGCACGGTGCGCTGCCCGTCGGCGATGCCCAGCGCCCGGCGGGCGTCCACGCACTGCTCCGGGGTGGCCAGCACCAGGCGGTCGTTGCGCGGGTAGCCGGTGTCCAGCACCTGGTAGGTGCCGGGGAAGGCCCGGGCGAAGTGCTCGCTGGTGTGCGGGTTGGGCGAGACCAGGTAGTCCCAGCGCCCGACCACCTCGCGCAGCCGCTCGAAGTCCATCCCGTCCGCGGCCAGCGGCCGGTCCACCAGGTCCATGCCCATCGCCTTCAGCGGGGTGCCGTGCTGGGTCTGCACGTGCACGGTGCCGGTGCGCTTGGTCATGGTGTGCGGGAAGTTGACGTTGTTGACGAAGTACTTGGCGGTGGCCATCGCCCGCAGGTACGCGGGGGTGTTGACGATCACGTACGGCACCCCGGCGGGCAGCGTGGCGGCCCGCTCGGCGTTCTCCACCACCCACACCCCGCGCACCTGCGGGGCCAGCTCCCGGGCCTTGGCGTAGATCGCCGCCGGGTTGCAGGCGTACCCGCGGTGCCAGTACGCCGCGTACACCGCCAGGTTCTGGTCGATCGGCAGCCGCTTGAAGGCGTTGTACGCGGTGAACCGGGCCCCGCTGCGGACGGCCCGCTTCACGCCGGGCGCCACGGCCCCGGCACCGCGCTTGACCGCGCCGGGCAGCCGGCCGCCGCGGCGCAGCTCGGCGTAGGCCCGCCGGGAGCCGCGGGCGGCCAGCCGGTACTGGACGCCGCGCACGCCGGACGGGTACTGGTAGCCGGCCGGGCGGTGCTTGGCGAAGTGGCCGGTGATCCGGGCGAAGAACTCGGGGCGCAGCCCGACCGGGACGAGCCCCGGCGTGTCGTAGAGGGTGAGCGCCTGCTTGACGGTGCGGTCGAAGACCAGGGTGCGCAGGGCGTCCGCGCGCTCGTTGCGGTCCAGGAAGGCGAAGATCGCGTCGTACTGGGCGAAGGCGTCGGCGTGCTTGGCGGAGGCGGTGGCGGTGATCGCGCCGGGGCGGCCGCGCCGGTAGTCGTAGCAGGGCCGGTCCAGGTAGAGCAGCCGGTCGGCGGCCAGCAGCAGCGGGTAGGTGACCGAGATGTCCTCGTAGTGGCCGCGGCCGAAGTGCACGTCCAGGTCGAGCAGGTAGGCGCGGCGCATCACCTTGTTCCACACCGCCAGCACGGCGTTGAACAGCGCCGGGTGCTCGGCGGCGGTGCAGCCGGAGACCAGCGGCGAGCCGGCCAGCACCTTGCGCCACGGGTTCGGCTCCCGGCCGCCGTCGGGGTAGACGTGGGTGAAGTCGGTGAGCAGCACGTCGGCCGGCACCTCGCGGGCGCTCTCGGCGCGCAGCTCGGCCAGGACGGCGTCGATGCTGCCCTCGGGCAGCCAGTCGTCGCTGTCGACGAACCAGACGTAGGTGCCGGTGGCCTCGGCCAGGCCGACGGTGCGGGCGCCACCGAGGCCCCGGTTCTCGGCCAGGTGCAGCACGCGCATCCGCGGGTCGCCGGCGGCGTGCGCGTCGAGCAGGGCGCCGCAGTTGTCGGGGGAGCGGTCGTCCACCGCGATCAGCTCGACCTCGCCGGGGGCCGCCCCGTCCGCCCGGAGCGAGTCCAGGCACTGCGGCAGGAAGCGCTCCACGCCGTGAACGGGCAGGACGATGCTGAGCAGGGGTGGCACGTGCGTTCACTCCGCGAAGGGATGAGGGCGGCTGCCGGCTGGTCGCCCGGTACGGACACTCTACCGAGCGGGCCTGGGCGGTCCCTGGGAGCGGGCGGGGGACGGGTGCGGGCGCGCGGCGCCGGGCCGCGGCACCCCGGGCGCAGGTGGTCGGGGTGACCGGGGTGTCGCGGACGGCGGAAACGCGACCGCCGGTGCCGCGCCGTACCAGCGGCGGCACCGGCAGCCCGGTTGGCGGTCCGACCGACCCTCAACGATCGACCGCCGGTCCGTCCACCACGTCGGAGTCGGGCCGCCGCAGCGTCGAGACGGCCGGACAGTGACTCACCGTGGTGTCGGAAGCGTAACGGGATAGTCGGGTGATCCGTTCATACTCGAAATCACCCGACCGGGGATGGGTGGGTGTTCCCCGCTATCCCGTGTCGATACAGATATTGCTTGGAGGTTTCGGCCACGTCAATCCCTCGTATGTGTTCAATTTCTGAACGCAGGGTGTCATCCGGGCGCGGGGTCGGGCGGGGGCCGTCGAACGGGTGCGGGAGGGGCGGGCGTCCGTGCGCCCGGCGCACCCGCCGCCGGGGGCGCGCCCCGGCAACGCCCCGGACCGCCGCAGAGCCCAACACCCGGTCCGTGCTTGGATGGTGCACCATCAACCGATGCGTAGTCGTGACCGAGACCACCG
The window above is part of the Kitasatospora sp. NA04385 genome. Proteins encoded here:
- a CDS encoding ABC transporter ATP-binding protein → MQVNRIDWTPPEGRTGQPAQVRRILRLFRPYAGRLGVVGLLVAASAVVSVVTPFLLRAVLDTAIPQGRTGLLSLLALGMIAAAVVTSVLNVLQTLISTTVGQRVMHDLRTSVYRHLQRMSLAFFTRTRTGEVQSRIANDIGGMQATVTGTATSLVSNLTAVVASVAAMVALDWRLTVVSLLLLPVFVWISRRVGRERKRITGERQRRLAELSSAVQESLSVSGILLGRTMGRSDSLTREFADRSDDLAALEVRSSMAGRWRMSTIGIVMAAMPALIYWAAGLASAAGAPIVSLGTLVAFVSLQQGLFRPTVSLLSTGVEVQTSLALFQRIFEYLDLPVEIDEPEHPVHLEHIRGDVRFEDVAFHYRPDQDRPTLAGIDLTVPAGGSLAVVGETGSGKSTLSYLLPRLYDATGGRVLIDGVDVRELSFETLARAVGVVSQETYLFHASVADNLRFAKPDATDAELVEAARAAQVHNMIAALPEGYDTVVGERGYRFSGGEKQRLAIARTVLRNPPILVLDEATSALDNQTEHAVQQALDTLAAGRTTLTIAHRLSTVRDADQIAVLDRGEIAELGTHDELVARGGRYAALLGREALPVPVPVA
- a CDS encoding ATP/GTP-binding protein, which encodes MTTTPAAAAAVKILIAGGFGVGKTTLVGAVSEVAPLRTEEYLTTASVGVDDLSGVDQKTTTTVALDFGRITVSPELVVYLFGTPGQERFWFMWNDLVNGALGGVVIADTRRLETSFASIDFFESRGIPFVVAINCFHGVNTRSDAEIRAALDLDPHVPMLVGDVRERSFGRDALLALVDHLMALPVG
- a CDS encoding FAD-dependent monooxygenase; amino-acid sequence: MATPLRVLVHGGGIGGLSLATALARRGHTVEVAELRDRLDALGVGIIQPSNALHVMRELGVLDACLEVGFEWEVLTICDPAGNPLAKIPQPRMDGAPANNGIPRPALAEVLGRAAAEAGATVRFGTTITELADDGAGVDVTLSDGSTGRWDLVVGFDGIGSPLRTRLYGDRYRPEYTGFANWRVTVPRQDGVQGVVMSTGNQAAKALLTPITDGLMYLGAVFAEAEDFRPDPERAHEQLAERLAGFSGPVAEALTHVTAPDAVVYSRISQVTVEEPWHVGRVALAGDAAHASTPHLAQGAAMAVEDALVLAQELDAAADVPAALAAWEARRRPRAMFVQSLSRAVLKQETGSATTPEEDELLKIGIPGAAHVLVKPY
- a CDS encoding bifunctional glycosyltransferase/CDP-glycerol:glycerophosphate glycerophosphotransferase, whose product is MPPLLSIVLPVHGVERFLPQCLDSLRADGAAPGEVELIAVDDRSPDNCGALLDAHAAGDPRMRVLHLAENRGLGGARTVGLAEATGTYVWFVDSDDWLPEGSIDAVLAELRAESAREVPADVLLTDFTHVYPDGGREPNPWRKVLAGSPLVSGCTAAEHPALFNAVLAVWNKVMRRAYLLDLDVHFGRGHYEDISVTYPLLLAADRLLYLDRPCYDYRRGRPGAITATASAKHADAFAQYDAIFAFLDRNERADALRTLVFDRTVKQALTLYDTPGLVPVGLRPEFFARITGHFAKHRPAGYQYPSGVRGVQYRLAARGSRRAYAELRRGGRLPGAVKRGAGAVAPGVKRAVRSGARFTAYNAFKRLPIDQNLAVYAAYWHRGYACNPAAIYAKARELAPQVRGVWVVENAERAATLPAGVPYVIVNTPAYLRAMATAKYFVNNVNFPHTMTKRTGTVHVQTQHGTPLKAMGMDLVDRPLAADGMDFERLREVVGRWDYLVSPNPHTSEHFARAFPGTYQVLDTGYPRNDRLVLATPEQCVDARRALGIADGQRTVLYAPTHRESRGGYLPLLDLPALAERLGPGWTVLVRTHYFHEGGAGDLTAAPGAATLLDVSDHPSVEDLYLAADTLVTDYSSMMFDYAVLDRPIAVYAPDWEEYREVRGVYFDLMAEPPGAVATDQDALTAALLAGDPEPGARQRFRERFCPWDDGRAAERVVSRIFPVRA
- a CDS encoding roadblock/LC7 domain-containing protein produces the protein MTRTTATHQDLDWLLDGLVDSVAGTKNAVLLSDDGLVVGHSRTIDRSDAERLAAVATGQQSLARGVGQLFAGGPVHQVIVELADLWLFVIAAGSGTHLAVIASQDVDAEVMSLAMHNLVQQVGQKLSTPQRGDFDAFGARGGHRG
- a CDS encoding SDR family oxidoreductase, coding for MTTALITGATAGIGAAYAGRLARDGRDLVLVARDTDRLAAAAADLSGRHGVRVETLTADLATEAGIEAVEDRLRDPARPVDLLVNNAGFGHRGTYLDVPVQDELDMLKVHIEAVLRLTTAAVPGMRERGFGAVVNVASVAAFLPRGTYGATKAWVVNFTLGIARDLAGSGVRLQALCPGFTRTEFHQRAGMGTSSVPGWGWLTADRVVDDSLRDLARNRPLCVPSKRYRAAVAAARLLPPGGLGKLSNTAGRDYRKP
- a CDS encoding 1-acyl-sn-glycerol-3-phosphate acyltransferase encodes the protein MIDLVTKLVLKPLAKALYRPTIEGLENVPRKGGVILASNHLSFVDSVVIPLAAPRQVFFLAKAEYFTGTGLKGAVSRFFFTHVINAVPVERGSVRAATASLDEGLEILNSGRAFGIYPEGTRSLDGRLYRGKTGVAWLALTAGVPVVPVALEGPQHILPVGKRIPRLRKISVKFGEPLRFDDLHGQARSAKARRQVTDEVMAAIQALSGQEPAEQYNESPKAA